The Mesotoga infera genome contains the following window.
CAGATTTCTGATGGGAACGCAGTGATTGAAGGACTGAACACGATTGAAGAGGCTAGAGAAGTCTCGATTTTGGTCGGAAGCGGAAATCTTCCTGTTGATCTTGCGTCCTTCAACAAGAGGGTTCTCTCTCCCACGCTTGGAAGAGATATAATCAACTCAAGTCTTTGGGCCGGAGTGGCCGGAATAGTTATAATTATGATCTACATGGTTATCTTCTACAAGAAAATGGGTCTTGTAGCCGATCTGGCTCTTCTGTACAACGCGATTCTTCTCTTTGGAATGATATCTTTGACCGGTTCGATCCTCACCTTGCCGGGTATAGCGGGTATTGTTCTTACGATTGGAATGACTGTTGATGGAAACGTACTTATTTTCGAGAGGATAAAAGAAGAACTAAGGTTGGGCAAAACACCGGAAAACGCGATAGACTCTGCTTTCTCTAAAGTCGTGTGGACCATTTTCGATGCCAACCTGACCACGATACTTGCAGGGCTCGTTCTATATTACTTCGGAACGGGGACAGTCAAGGGGTTCGCCATTACATTGATAATTGGTGTCATAGGCGCTATGTTCACCAACATCGTTGTGTCGAGAACAGTCTTGACTGGAATGTCGGGAAGCTTGAAGCCTCATCGCTATGTCGAAGTTGAACCGGAAGGGAGAGATGCGAGATGACCTTCAAAGCAGACTTCGTTGGAAAAAGAAAGTATTTTATTGCTCTTTCCCTAATTCTGATAGTCGTTTCGATCGTTTTTATCTTCACCAAGGGCTTCAATTTTGGTGTAGATTTC
Protein-coding sequences here:
- the secD gene encoding protein translocase subunit SecD yields the protein QISDGNAVIEGLNTIEEAREVSILVGSGNLPVDLASFNKRVLSPTLGRDIINSSLWAGVAGIVIIMIYMVIFYKKMGLVADLALLYNAILLFGMISLTGSILTLPGIAGIVLTIGMTVDGNVLIFERIKEELRLGKTPENAIDSAFSKVVWTIFDANLTTILAGLVLYYFGTGTVKGFAITLIIGVIGAMFTNIVVSRTVLTGMSGSLKPHRYVEVEPEGRDAR